The window TGCGCCCGCAGGAACGCGACCAGCCGGTGCAGTTCCGCCCCGACGGCGTCCAGCAGCCCCGCGCGAGCGGCCGCGTCCAGACCGTAGGCGGCGCAGAAGGTCACGAGCCTGCGGGCCTGCTCGGCGGGGCTCTGCTCGGCGACCCCGGACAGGGGCGCCCAGCGGTAGGCACCCGTGGCGACGTCGACGATCCGGGGACCGGGCCGGGCCGTGTCGAAGTCGACGAGCCCGGCGACGCGGTCGTCGACCAGGACGCAGTTGTAGGGCGCGTAGTCCCCGTGCACGACCACCTCCACCGGGTCGCCGGCCGGGAACATCCAGCCGTCGCGGGGCAGCTCGGCCGCGAACGGCGCCGTCGCGTCGTGGAAGCCGCGCAGGAACTCCGCGGCGGAGAGGAGGGCGGTCCCGGAGGCGGCGTC is drawn from Kineococcus endophyticus and contains these coding sequences:
- a CDS encoding phosphotransferase codes for the protein MAQCEEGSDDVEVLTGGGVNEVVRVGRTVRRPTGPHTPRVHDLLRRLEPLAGVPRVHGLATTPDGEREVLDFLPGTVPGGLVGDAASGTALLSAAEFLRGFHDATAPFAAELPRDGWMFPAGDPVEVVVHGDYAPYNCVLVDDRVAGLVDFDTARPGPRIVDVATGAYRWAPLSGVAEQSPAEQARRLVTFCAAYGLDAAARAGLLDAVGAELHRLVAFLRAQAAAGSAAFAAHVADGHDLHYLADAEHVQVHRPLFQDALDA